CGCCCTCAGCCCAGCCTagtgcccctgcccccagaaaGGAGGTAGACGCTACCTCTCCCAGACCCCTTGTCCCTTGTGCTCTCAAGACCCCAAAAGATGTGTCTCAACCCTTAACCGTCTGCAGCCCGGCACCTCCACTCAACTGGGCCCCCCAAGAGTCACCGACAGGCCGAGCCTCCCCTGCAGGTTATGTGAAGTGTGGCTCTTACTGTGTTAGGGGCTGAAGTGGGATTCCCACAAACTCCTTTGGgagtcctaacccccagcacctcagaacgTGACCCCCTTTGGAGAGAGGGTCTTTACAGAGCTCATCGGGACACAATGAGGCCATTGCGGGGGGGCCAGTCCAATATGGCCATCCTCATAGGAAGCGGACATGCAGACAGACACGCACCCAGGGAGACGGCCCGTGCAGACAGAGGCAGACACGGGGTGAGGCTTCCACAAGCTGAGGGGCCCTACAGATCGCTAGCAAACCCCAGCAgctggagaggggcctggggccggtCCGGAGGGCCGCCCCACCCACACCTCCGTCTCAGACTGGCAGCCTGCAGACCGACACGGAGAGGTGTTTAAGCTTCCCGGCCTGTGGTCGTTTGTCACGCGCCCAAGAACAACGCCGTCTGTGAAAACGGGACGGCACCCCGGGCGTGCTGTGGCAGAAACACTCTTCTGCAGTGgtctgggagtgtctcctgccaGCCGGCTTCCGGGGGCCCGAGAACCAGACGCAGAGTGAGGTGCAGGACACGGCAGCAGGCCGAGGTCTCCAGGTGTGTTGGGAAGACCACACTTGTAAAACTACCGGCCAGGGCTTTAACTTCTCAGTTCGAGGTGGAGTCAGAAAATCAGAAAGGCAGCAGGATTCCTTTGAAGAAGATCCTGTGTCCCGCTGCGGGTCCGTGGCACTGGGAAACCGTTCCCTGCGATGTGTCCTGCGGCCGCAGCTTCTCGAGGTCGGTTTAATTCTCAAGACTCCCCAGGCCGGACCGCTTGAGTGTGAAAGAGTCAAAGTGGAGAGTTGAGTGCACTTACCTCGACCCCCGACCCCACTGACCCCAGTAAGCCCTGCCTGCCAGCTGGCCTGCCCCTACCCTGTGATCCCCGCTGACCTGGTCACACCCCAGGGACACGGGGTTTTGCTCACTCAGATCGGAGCCTTGTGGAGGGACCCATGGCCGTCCGGGGTGGCACAGGAGAGCAGACGTGGGTACCTGTGCACGGTCCCAGGCCCCAGCCCGAAGGTTTGCTTTCATCCATGAGGAGTCTTGCACTTTGCTCCTTTGTTGCTGGAGACTTGGGTATAACTGGGCCCTGCCGGGCTGCCAGTCATGCCTCGGGACGACGTTCGGGAAGACTCCAGGCCTGAATGTATCAGGTGTGAGTCCCCTTGTGTCCACGAAGCACAGCCCCGCCCGAGGTCCTGGGGAACTTCCAATCTGCAGGCCAGGAATGACGGTAGAGCCGCTGCCACCAAAACTGGGCCCCAGATTCATCCTGCGTACTGGGAGGGACACGCCCAGAGATCAGTGGAGGGTACCAAGGGGTCTGGGGCAGTGGCCACGTGTCCCCAGAACCGAAGAAGATGGACAGTCATAACCTGTTGCCCAGTGTCCAGTGAGCGGAGGGCAGGGGTCCCCTGTGGTGGGTTCTAGCTGtcagccctgcagcccctgccccacacctccCCCAGGTGCCTAAACCACTGCTGGGTCATCTCCCGCACTGGGACAGTCCTCCACCTGCTATAGCGCTCACTAACCTGAAGTCTAGGCAGAGTCAGCACACGTGGTGCCTTTCTGGTGCCCGCGACGTGAGCCGGTGGCCCGGCGAATAGGGGGCCGAGGCACAGCCACAGGGAGGACAGGGCCTCTCTGGGAAGACTGGGTCCTCTTACCTGATGGCTGAGCACCCAAGACACTAGCCGTGTGGCCTTTCGTGCCCTGGGCTCGAAGCCACGCCGTGCGCCCGGTTCACTTGCAAGGATCCCACCTAAGTCGATTGGGACTCAGTCCGATTGCGCGGTAGGAACCTGGAAGCTCCCGTGGCGCCCACTACCTGCAGCCTCGCAGGCCCTACAGCAGTTCCTGGCGCCACTTCTCCGTGCCGGCCCCAGGGGGCGCTGTGTCGCTGGCCGACGCCGAGGCTGCGGGCCGTTCGCGTTCAGCGGCGCCCGGCCCCGCGCGGCCGCCGTAGGGGGCGGGGCTGCCGACGGAGTCTGTGGGGCGACGGCGCGACGGGGTTCGACCGGCGGCGGGCGGGGGGCGCCGGGGGCGTGGGGCgtggggggtgcggggggcgCGAGCCAGGCGCCATGGGCAACCTGTTTGGTCGCAAGAAGCAGAGCCGCGTCACCGAGCAGGACAAGGCCATCCTGGTGAGATGCCCGTCTGCGGCCCGGCGCCGCGTCCGGTCCGGGGCCGGTGGGAAATGTCCCTCGGTTTCTTGGTCGCGCTTTGTCTGCGTACGAGCCCACGCTCGCGGGAGGGCTTCCCAACGCGGGCCCCGCGGAGCCAGCCCGGAGACACGGCCCGAGTCCGCACCCACGCGCGCTGCTGGCTCGGGGGCGAGGCCGCGGGGCGCGGGGCCGTCCGTGACGCCCTCTCTCTGCACGGGAGCTGGGGATTTAGAGAAAACGGGGCCAGCCCGTGACCGGCCGGAGTGCCACTGGGCTCAGGACGGGCTCACGTCCGCCCTGGCCACCCTCGCTCAGTGTGCGGAGGCCAGTTCTGTCCCTAAGGCGCCGGTCTGTCACCGCCCCGACCGTCGTTTCCGGGGCGAGGCCAGGCCGCCCGTTGCTATGGTGATGATGCTGCGGCCCCGACTTCCAGGGCGCTCCCGGGTACAAGTTAGTTTGTGGGGAAAGAGCCCTATGTTGCTTTCTGTGAAATGCTGTGTCGAGAATCATCCGTTTCCGTTACGAGAAAAACGTGTCGGGAAGAAGACAGTCCAAAGTGAGAGCACAGTTTCCCTTTACTTTTGCTTtctgttctaaatgctttgcGACCAAGTTTACTAAAAGGTAAATGAACTCAGATAACAGTTGGGTTTTTACTTTGGTCTCTGAAACTGTCAAGTTATGAAAGGCCCTTCAATGAAATTgctcagaagcagcagcagccggGGACGCGGTTGTCAGCAGAGAAACCCGCACAGCGTCGGGCGCgtgatgggaggggtgggggcgctCAGCACTCCAGTGGCCGCCCCGTCCTGAAGGACAGCAGGACCCCGCCCCGCGCAGCCTGCAGGTGTGCCCACCTTCACCCTTTGCCCTCCACCCTTTGCTCCCGGGCTGACCAGGCCTCTGGCAGAGCCGGGAGCCCCCCGAGGCCTTTTTCTTTAAGGACCTGCCCTTGGGTTTCTCCGCAAGGAGACATTTCGCTTGCCAAGCATCCACCTTGCTGGTGTCCCAGTAGGGACAATTCGATCAGTTCAGAAATTACTGCCTGAGGCCTTTCTAGGGTTCAAGGCCCCGTGCCTCCCCCGTGCTTGTGCCCTCTGCTGAGTCCCCTTTGGCTGCACTGCCAGCCTGGATAGTGGCCCCCGGGCGCAGGGGTGGGTGCCCCCAttctggggaggagaggcagccGGGGCTGGGAAGACTGGGTGCCTCTGTTGGAGCAAGTCCCGGGCCTGACTGCAGGCCGTGTGCTGGGGCAGACACTGAGGGTGCTGGTTAGAGGGAGCTCCCCCGCTCCAGGCAGAGCCGAGGGCTTCTCCACCAGGGATCACCCCTCACTGTGATGAGTCTTACAGACgtgcatcccccccccccccgcgactGACTGATGCTGAGGGTGACCCACGTGAGAGAGAGCCCTGTCGGGGCGGGGTGCCCCCATCTGCAGGTGCTTTTCCCAGTGTTCCTGCCGCGCTGGCTCCAGGAGAAACATGAGTGCCCAAGGCGGGGAGGGGCCGATCCAAATGCAGGGAGGACCGTGCATCCTTTGCAGGACAGCAAGAAGGTCTGAGGTGCTCACCAGGGTCGCGAGATGACCCCCCGCAAATGCACAGGGGGGGCCCACGCAGATGTGCTAGGAGACAAGAGCTGGACGCTAAGTCCACGACGGGAAAGTGGCTGGGGCCCAGAGGAGTGGGACGGAGCACAGGCCGCTGCTAGGGCAGGAGGGTGACTGAGTCGAaaggccctgcagctcccctgaCCTGGCTCCAGAGCACCCACCCTCCTCGCAGACGGCACCGAGTGACATGCGGTGGTGGCTGTCAGCGCAGCACCGTCGACGCGGCTGGCTGGCTCCGGTGGGGGCCACCCTGGGCACTGCCGGCTGCTGAGCAGCACCGCTCGCCTCCCCATTTGGTGCCTGGGCCACCTCCCAGTTTGGACAGCCAGGAATGTTTCTGGACATGGCCCCGTGCCCCTCAGGGGGCAGAGGGTGCGCTTCCGGTGGCAGCAGCTTGGGCAGCCCGGTGAGGGTTGGGCACAGCGCCAGCCGGCGTTAATGCAGCGCCTGCTCTCGCAGCAACTGAAGCAGCAGCGGGACAAGCtgaagcagcaccagaagaggGTCGCGCAGCAGCTGGAGCGCGAGCGGGGCATCGCCCGGCAGCTCCTGCGGGACGGCAAGAAGGAGTGAGTGCGCGGGTGGCGCGGCTGGGCcggaggggctgcaggggctggggcggCCCTGGGTCACTGCGTGTTCCCTCTGCAGGCGGGCCAAGCTGCTGCTCAAGAAGAAGCGGTACCGGGAGCAGCTGCTAGACAAGGCAGAGAACCAGATCACCAGCTTGGAGACCATGGTAGGCCGAGGGGAGCCCCTCGGGCAGTGAAACAGACCTTCCCTTCCTCCAACTCCTCAGCCCTCAGTCCGGGAATGGGCGGcctagaggggaggagggttggtgACTGGAAGCTGATGGTCTCcagaggtgggggcaggcggGCTCTTGCAGGAAGGCGGTTGGGGACTGGGCTGCTTCTGGGCGGCCCAGGTGGGCCAGGGGTCTACCCTAGTGACTGGAGGTGTCAGGGGTCTTCAGGGGGCTCCTGGAGCATCCTTGGCATTAGGCGCTAAATAGAGCTGCTTGTGAGCAGTCGGGGGCCCCTCCTGAGCCCTCCCAGCCGTGGtgcagagagcaggagggaggtgtGGGACCAGAAGAAGCCACAGCAGCCCTGACCGGCAGGCCCGGGCTGGTGTCCCCCCAGGTCCAGAGCATCGAGTTCGCCCAGATCGAGACAAAGGTGCTGGAGGGGCTGCGGCTGGGGAACGAGTGTCTGAACAGGATGCACCAGGTGGGTCTTCGGGGGCTGGGGTGCGGCGTTTGTGTCGTCCAGAAGGTGGGAAGGCCCGTCACTGCGTAAAGAGGGCGACAGGCTGGCAGGACAGGCGGACTCAGGTGTTGGCCTGAAAACAGCGTGACGAGCGAAACCTGTGACTTGGGTCCACAGATAGACCAGAGGGGAAGTCTGGTTCTGGTGGGGAGGGTGCGGCGAGCCATTCTGGGGGGCTTCCTGGAGCAGGTGAACACAGCCTCATCTTAGAAGCAGCTTGGAGGTGGCTGGTAAAAGGAGGGCAAGGGCCAGAGAGGCTGTGCCGGAGCCCTGACCTTCcaccctgggtgggggtgggggtgggagcagggttgGCCCAAGAGCCCCCGCTCTACTGCTCTGCTGAGTGGGGAGTGCGGCAGGTACCTGCCCGTCTAGCAAAGGGGCTGCTTTGAACTTGCCCAAGAGAAATCGGGTCACTTACCCAGAGAAAATGGTTTCTGCTTCTCACTTGCTCTTATCTGGAACCACTAGGGTAGGTTTGTGGCCAGAAGGTCTGGCCAGGAAGGCCAGTCAAGGCTTCGGGAAAGGCCAGTTGACAGCTTTGGGCTTCTGTGGCCCAGTGCTGCCTGGGATGGAAGTGGCCAGCGATGGGTCCTGTCCTGCCAGCCTGGCTTCACTGGGACGAGAGTCCAGGCG
This window of the Desmodus rotundus isolate HL8 chromosome 9, HLdesRot8A.1, whole genome shotgun sequence genome carries:
- the CHMP6 gene encoding charged multivesicular body protein 6 isoform X2, which codes for MGNLFGRKKQSRVTEQDKAILQLKQQRDKLKQHQKRVAQQLERERGIARQLLRDGKKERAKLLLKKKRYREQLLDKAENQITSLETMVQSIEFAQIETKVLEGLRLGNECLNRMHQVMSLEEAERILDETQEAVEYQRQIDELLAGSFTQEDEDAILEELNAITQEPIELPDVPSEPLPEKNPEKVPAKARPRQVDLVAAS
- the CHMP6 gene encoding charged multivesicular body protein 6 isoform X1, with protein sequence MLRVTHVRESPVGAGCPHLQVLFPVFLPRWLQEKHECPRRGGADPNAGRTVHPLQDSKKQLKQQRDKLKQHQKRVAQQLERERGIARQLLRDGKKERAKLLLKKKRYREQLLDKAENQITSLETMVQSIEFAQIETKVLEGLRLGNECLNRMHQVMSLEEAERILDETQEAVEYQRQIDELLAGSFTQEDEDAILEELNAITQEPIELPDVPSEPLPEKNPEKVPAKARPRQVDLVAAS